gggaaaactAGAGGGAGAGCTTGAAAGGCAAAGTGCACACAACACAGGAAAAGGGAGTGGAATGGAGAGATGGAATTACTGTTGCAGAATAAATGAAGATAGACAGTGGAAACAAAGAGGAAGAGACTCTCAAATACAGAAAGAggcctacactagaaaattaaattGGCTTAACTGTGTCcatcagggtgtggatttttcacatatcTTCTTAGGGAAGAGGATTATCCACACCAATGGGAGAATCTCTCCCTTTGGCATAGGTATTATACACTGAATTacacctgggggaattctgcaccactgtgcatccACAGAATTTATGTTCTACTGCAGATtactttgcttccctgcagaaaaatgactttctgacagggaagccacaagagcagtcatgtgactctacccagcagtatgtttcagagGCCCGAGGCAGCTGGTAGAAAGGTAAATCACTGGGGAGCAAGAGGAGGGATAGAGGAAGacccggctggtggctcctactctgcactgggctcagctgctaggccTGGGGAGGACagaacttcctcttcccttgcacAGCATCTGGGGCTAAGTCAGATCCACCCCCCAGATTTTCCCCCCAGCtgaaggaagctctgcaaactcacctcccactccaccccgacttcctgcacccattgcttCTCAGCTCTAGGGGGATGGATCCCCCCTGttcagggagctgctcccccattcaTCCAactcctgtgcatccagaccccttcATATGCAGACCCTTCTGCCAAGCATCACCCCTCCCCCCGCATTCAGAAACCCAACCTACGAGTCTTCCCCCTGCACCTGAACCACCTAGACAAGCCACCCAGATTCCCCCACCCTACCAAGTCCCAACCAGCTGCATCTGGAcacccctgcagaatcccattacTGTTGCATCCAGAACCTCCTcagcaagcccctgtgcatccagatcgcCCCCTGTACCTGGATCCTGCACTGAGCTGCCCGCATCCAGATTGCCCCACGCAGAATCCTCTGACCCCACACCTCGATTACCTCCACGCTTGgatcctgccttgttgagcctcCCTGTCCACACCTGGTGTACCTGgcacggaggggcagggccctggggtgtttctgggacaggcccAGTCCTTGCGCTGTGACAGGGTTGGgtacagcctcactgctgagtctgtgccctgtggggagcttcacagtgatctcccaccccTGTAcagccagtggtctgtgctccctAGTGCCATGCTAGAGTTTCCAAATTtatttgataaataaaatttgcacaatttttaactttttggtgcAGAACGCCCTCAGGAGTAACTGAAGGACTACAgtggtgctgctgtagcatttcagatGTAGACAAACATAGGGTAGGAGGAAGAGACAAACACTTGGGATAAGttcattttttgtttaatatAGCGCTTAGTGCAAAAATATTACAACTAGAGCTGATCAAACCTTTtcacaaaaaaaagtttcttttttcaGCCAGGTGTAATGATGATAAGCCACCCAAgtgttatattttaaataaaatgaatctgATTGTAGATGGTaggatgaagaagaaaaatgttctGAAATTTGCATGTCACTAAAACCAGAAAGCACTAGAGCTGTTTGAAAGAGTCAGTAGTCAGCACCCGGATAACTCAGGGTCTTGtgctttaagaaagaaaaaatgtcaaTAGTAATTTAATAAGTGCCTAGGGTTGGTACTGTCAATATTCCTTTAGTACTGCTAATATCCTGCTATCTTGAGTTCTTTTCcattgtgacaggtttcagagtggtagccgtgttagtctgtatcagcaaaaacaaccaggagtccttgtggcaccttagagactaacaaatttgtttgggcataagcttttagcccacgaaagcttacgcccaggtaaatttgttagtctctaaggtgccacagggactcgtTGTTTCTCCATTGTGAGGGATTTTTTTCTgactcactatttttttttaatatgttgttCCTCATTGTGTTGAACTCTGCACGTCCAACATATCTGTGAAGTATACCCTGATTTACCAGCTTCAGACATGTTTTGAAGCTTGTttgattacagtttataaaaCATCTGTTTCCTCTCAATCGCAATTCAAGTTCTGTGGCAAGCAACCTTAAACTTCAGAGTCTTCAGTTTTCTCTTTGGAATATGCTAGTGTCTTTCCTGCAGGCTCTATGCGGAATGTTGCAGTTTAATATATGCTTTATCTGTTGCACACCCCAAATGTATATGTTATCTAATTATGAACAAGTCTGTATTTCctaaaattatttacattttgaGGCATGTACAGTTTGACACTTTTAGGGGTGAGGCAATAGTGTCTAGCCAGTACATAAGAAGTGCATCTGTTGTCACGCTATGTATTCTGTCTTAAGAAATTGAACTTGGTAAAtgaatgtttttcttcttttaagcTCCAGTCATGCTCTGAAAACTGCAAGGACTCATAGATCTGCCTGCATGGTTCTCAGTGTAGGACCAGAAAATACTTAAGCAAATGTGCTATTTTTTAAGTGTATAAGCACTTATAATATTTTTTGCAGAGATGAATAAAACAATCTGACTTTTGTGGAAGAAATTTCTTCAGCTGTACATTATAAACAGCAGTAGCAATTGATGCTTATGTGCAGAAATTGCAAGATGTAGATAACTATGTAACTTATTCAAGAGAGATGCTTTAGTGGTTGAGTGTTAGGTTTCTGCTCAGAAAGGACCTTTCTTACTCATATGGGGAAGATGTGGCTCCTCACTAAATCAATAGTGATTTTaacttttgtttgtgtgtggggcAGGAAGACAACATATTCCAAGATTATACCGAGTCTATTAGTTAATAATAGTATGTGGTACCTGTATTTATTAAATAGCATTTATAAATTGTCTGTTTGTCGTCATGGTATCTAGATAtcatttacaaataaaatggTCAAGATTTACAGCTTTTTAATTAGAAATAAACACTGTAAATTAAGTGTCTGGCACATAAACTTGATTTGTGAGTTTCATGAAACTATTAAAGATATATGTAATTTCTCAAAAATTAGCTGTAGCTTCATATGTGATGTATACTGATTGGTTTTAGTGTATTCATATAGGGAATTGAAAGCCTTAATCAACAATTAGGTCTTTAAATTCAAACACAGGATTTATTTTATTATCCCACTGGTATGTAACAAATCTGTTACATACCATACTTAAGTCAAAAGTGTGCTTGTAGACTTCATCCATACACAGAGATTAGAATAGATTTCCAAATGCGTAAGGTAGAAATCAAAACTTGTCTGTCATCTGTTTAGTGAAGAAGCAAAGGGGCAAACAAATAACTAATCTCTTtcctcttttaaaactttttttctagGTGATGGAAAAAATCTCTAGGATGTGACAGTTAAGAAGCAGTCATGTCAGCTCTTTGTCCACCTCCTTCTCCTGCTGTTGCCAAGACAGAGATCTCCTTGAATGGGGACTCACCATTACTAGCTGCTACTTTTGCCTACTGGGACAATATTCTTGGACCTAGAGTCAGACACATCTGGGCCCCAAAGACAGAACAGATGCttctcagtgatggagaaatAACTTTTCTTGCAAATCACACATTGAATGGGGAAATACTTAGGAATGCAGAGAGTGGAGCAATAGATGTGAAGTTTTTTGTCTTGGCAGAAAAAGGAGTAATTATTGTGTCATTAATCTTTGATGGAAACTGGAATGGGGACAGAAGTACATATGGACTATCAATTATACTTCCACAAAGTGAACTTGGCTTCTATCTTCCTCTTCACAGAGTGTGTGTTGATAGGTTAACGCATATTATAAGGAAAGGAAGAATATGGATGCATAAGGTAGGTTTGTTCTTCATTGCAACCAAATGTTAAAAACCTGGTAAGACCTTTAATCAACGCAGAGAACTTGCATTGTATAGAAAATAGGTATATGCTTTGTAAAGGCAACTATCTCCCTGAGTCACATTACATAACAATCCAAGAAACAAATTCTCTTAGATCTATAAATAAAATCTCTACCTCAGTACAACTGCTGGAGTTGTATGTTAAAAATTGATCCTAAAGCTACCAAATTCAGGGCCTGCTCCTGAGTGCATGCGACTCCTATCAGGGCTGGtaatgacttgcctgaggtcccCTACAGTTCTATTCTGTTAACACTAGCCTTCTATGGAAACATTTTTTACCTCCCCGTGCTTATAAAAATTGTggtgtttttattattataaaataaaacactgtGGGCACAAAGAGCCCTGTGTAATTTCCTTATGCTGCACTGAAGCACCAGCTAAGAGAATGTATATGAGCCTTTAAAGGTACTTGGATCTGTACGTCCTCAACACCTTTTGGAAAGATGCTATTAGTGTGTTTGACCCCAAAACACGAAAAGCTGAGTAAGCTGAATCCATATACAGAGTATTAGCATCCTGCACACAGGGTTTTTGAGACATACTGATAACTAACGTAAGTACTTAAAATGACAAGATAATATGAACTTTTAGAATAAAATGGGAACATTGGATAAAACTAACAGAAATgaaaagggaaatgaaaaaaaacGCACTTTCATAACAAAAATCAAGAATTCAAGACCCAAGTTCCCACTTAGTACAAGTACAGTTCATTTGGAATCCCAAAGGCAATTTTATTAATCAAATTGTGTTCAAGGATTACATAACTCAGTTCCAGTCTTGCTGTAAAAGCTTATTTGCAGACTGaatgctttagaaaaaaaaagaaaaagctgcttTATCTTCATACAGTAAAAGTTGTTTCAGTATAATTCTGTTGTGTAAGAGAATCCCAATGCTTCATAGCTGATAAACATCTTATAATTTTGCTTGAAAAAGTGGT
This genomic interval from Gopherus evgoodei ecotype Sinaloan lineage chromosome 6, rGopEvg1_v1.p, whole genome shotgun sequence contains the following:
- the C9orf72 gene encoding guanine nucleotide exchange C9orf72 homolog isoform X2, which produces MSALCPPPSPAVAKTEISLNGDSPLLAATFAYWDNILGPRVRHIWAPKTEQMLLSDGEITFLANHTLNGEILRNAESGAIDVKFFVLAEKGVIIVSLIFDGNWNGDRSTYGLSIILPQSELGFYLPLHRVCVDRLTHIIRKGRIWMHKERQEHFQKIVLENTERMEDQGQSIIPMLTGEVIPVMELLSSMKSHSVPEDINISDTVLNDDDIGDSCHEGFLLKYGLALCFMLL